A region from the Rosa rugosa chromosome 6, drRosRugo1.1, whole genome shotgun sequence genome encodes:
- the LOC133715698 gene encoding disease resistance-like protein DSC1 isoform X1, whose amino-acid sequence MHDLLQETGWEIVREQSSKEPGKRSRLWSHEEINDVLTRNTGTDSIQGMVMELTKLQVAHWKPEAFSNLSQLSLLHIRNVDLPKGLTCLSNSLRLLEWTGCPLRSLPKKFKARELIELNLCHSNIKQLWKGTKNFDKLKFIKLCHSQNIVEAPDFAGVQNLETLDLVGCSHLVRIHQSLGFLKKLIFLNLKDCKSLKSLPSRIEMESLETLILSNCSKLKKIPKFVGNMERLSVLYLDGTAIKEVPVSIKQLSGLVSLNLSNCRNLVRLPSTINKLKSVENLNLSGCLKLGKHPVMGEMDCFEEIDVNNGSAIESSATHDLIRYVRGSIFHGCELVCGSLHKFLPSGLVQKVLQKVNNEPMSFRLPISGLCNLTYLNLSNCNLGEEAFANEFGHFPSLVTLNLSGNNFVRLPSSIGLLSKLENFNLENCKRLQELADLPSNSILDLRADGCTSLKYLFDASNLNRLNKSYFNFINCFNLNGNQGCSNIAFEMLKTFMYQGICNKRETFQIVIPGSNIHEWFSHQCWVFIKCSSTCTLE is encoded by the exons ATGCATGATTTGCTACAAGAAACGGGCTGGGAAATTGTTCGTGAGCAGTCTTCTAAAGAGCCAGGCAAACGTAGTAGATTATGGTCTCATGAAGAGATCAACGATGTGCTGACGAGAAATACG GGAACAGATTCAATCCAAGGCATGGTAATGGAGTTGACTAAATTACAAGTGGCTCATTGGAAGCCAGAAGCCTTTTCAAATTTGTCTCAACTTAGTCTTCTCCATATTCGTAATGTGGACCTTCCAAAAGGCCTCACTTGTCTTTCTAATTCCTTGAGACTCCTCGAATGGACTGGGTGTCCCTTAAGATCTCTCCCAAAAAAATTTAAAGCACGTGAACTTATTGAACTTAATTTGTGCCACAGCAACATTAAACAGCTTTGGAAGGGAACAAAG AATTTCGACAAGTTGAAGTTCATCAAACTCTGCCATTCTCAAAACATTGTGGAGGCCCCAGACTTCGCAGGTGTTCAGAATCTTGAGACTTTAGATCTTGTAGGATGTTCTCATTTGGTAAGAATCCATCAATCCCTTGGATTTCTCAAAAAGCTTATTTTCCTGAATCTTAAAGACTGCAAAAGTCTCAAGAGTCTGCCAAGTAGAATTGAAATGGAATCTCTTGAAACATTGATTCTTTCTAACTGCTCAAAACTTAAGAAGATTCCCAAGTTTGTTGGAAATATGGAACGTTTGTCGGTGCTTTATCTTGATGGGACTGCCATTAAGGAAGTGCCTGTTTCAATCAAACAGCTGAGCGGCCTTGTGTCATTGAATCTAAGCAACTGCAGAAATCTTGTTCGTCTCCCAAGCACCATCAATAAATTGAAGTCTGTTGAAAATCTTAATCTTTCTGGATGCTTGAAACTCGGCAAACATCCGGTAATGGGGGAGATGGACTGTTTTGAGGAAATTGATGTGAATAATGGGTCTGCAATAGAATCATCAGCTACGCATGATCTCATAAGATATGTGAGAGGTTCCATCTTTCATGGATGCGAGTTAGTTTGTGGATCTTTACATAAGTTCTTGCCTTCTGGATTGGTGCAAAAAGTGCTGCAGAAAGTGAATAATGAGCCAATGAGTTTCCGCTTGCCTATATCTGGTCTGTGTAATTTAACATATCTGAACCTGAGTAACTGCAATCTTGGTGAAGAAGCGTTTGCCAACGAATTTGGTCACTTTCCCTCTTTGGTGACCTTGAATCTAAGTGGAAACAATTTTGTTCGTCTTCCTTCCAGCATTGGATTGCTTTCTAAGCTTGAGAACTTTAACTTGGAGAATTGCAAGAGACTTCAAGAGTTGGCAGACCTTCCATCAAATAGTATACTGGATTTAAGGGCAGATGGTTGTACTTCACTGAAATACTTGTTTGATGCATCAAATTTGAACAGATTAAACAAATcatatttcaatttcatcaattgcttcaatctaaatggcaatcaaggatgcagTAACATAGCATTTGAAATGCTGAAGACATTCATGTATCAG GGAATCTGTAATAAGAGGGAAACTTTTCAAATTGTAATTCCTGGAAGTAATATTCATGAGTGGTTCAGCCATCAGTGTTGGGTGTTCATTAAGTGTAGCTCTACCTGCACATTGGAATAA
- the LOC133715698 gene encoding disease resistance-like protein DSC1 isoform X2 — MVMELTKLQVAHWKPEAFSNLSQLSLLHIRNVDLPKGLTCLSNSLRLLEWTGCPLRSLPKKFKARELIELNLCHSNIKQLWKGTKNFDKLKFIKLCHSQNIVEAPDFAGVQNLETLDLVGCSHLVRIHQSLGFLKKLIFLNLKDCKSLKSLPSRIEMESLETLILSNCSKLKKIPKFVGNMERLSVLYLDGTAIKEVPVSIKQLSGLVSLNLSNCRNLVRLPSTINKLKSVENLNLSGCLKLGKHPVMGEMDCFEEIDVNNGSAIESSATHDLIRYVRGSIFHGCELVCGSLHKFLPSGLVQKVLQKVNNEPMSFRLPISGLCNLTYLNLSNCNLGEEAFANEFGHFPSLVTLNLSGNNFVRLPSSIGLLSKLENFNLENCKRLQELADLPSNSILDLRADGCTSLKYLFDASNLNRLNKSYFNFINCFNLNGNQGCSNIAFEMLKTFMYQGICNKRETFQIVIPGSNIHEWFSHQCWVFIKCSSTCTLE, encoded by the exons ATGGTAATGGAGTTGACTAAATTACAAGTGGCTCATTGGAAGCCAGAAGCCTTTTCAAATTTGTCTCAACTTAGTCTTCTCCATATTCGTAATGTGGACCTTCCAAAAGGCCTCACTTGTCTTTCTAATTCCTTGAGACTCCTCGAATGGACTGGGTGTCCCTTAAGATCTCTCCCAAAAAAATTTAAAGCACGTGAACTTATTGAACTTAATTTGTGCCACAGCAACATTAAACAGCTTTGGAAGGGAACAAAG AATTTCGACAAGTTGAAGTTCATCAAACTCTGCCATTCTCAAAACATTGTGGAGGCCCCAGACTTCGCAGGTGTTCAGAATCTTGAGACTTTAGATCTTGTAGGATGTTCTCATTTGGTAAGAATCCATCAATCCCTTGGATTTCTCAAAAAGCTTATTTTCCTGAATCTTAAAGACTGCAAAAGTCTCAAGAGTCTGCCAAGTAGAATTGAAATGGAATCTCTTGAAACATTGATTCTTTCTAACTGCTCAAAACTTAAGAAGATTCCCAAGTTTGTTGGAAATATGGAACGTTTGTCGGTGCTTTATCTTGATGGGACTGCCATTAAGGAAGTGCCTGTTTCAATCAAACAGCTGAGCGGCCTTGTGTCATTGAATCTAAGCAACTGCAGAAATCTTGTTCGTCTCCCAAGCACCATCAATAAATTGAAGTCTGTTGAAAATCTTAATCTTTCTGGATGCTTGAAACTCGGCAAACATCCGGTAATGGGGGAGATGGACTGTTTTGAGGAAATTGATGTGAATAATGGGTCTGCAATAGAATCATCAGCTACGCATGATCTCATAAGATATGTGAGAGGTTCCATCTTTCATGGATGCGAGTTAGTTTGTGGATCTTTACATAAGTTCTTGCCTTCTGGATTGGTGCAAAAAGTGCTGCAGAAAGTGAATAATGAGCCAATGAGTTTCCGCTTGCCTATATCTGGTCTGTGTAATTTAACATATCTGAACCTGAGTAACTGCAATCTTGGTGAAGAAGCGTTTGCCAACGAATTTGGTCACTTTCCCTCTTTGGTGACCTTGAATCTAAGTGGAAACAATTTTGTTCGTCTTCCTTCCAGCATTGGATTGCTTTCTAAGCTTGAGAACTTTAACTTGGAGAATTGCAAGAGACTTCAAGAGTTGGCAGACCTTCCATCAAATAGTATACTGGATTTAAGGGCAGATGGTTGTACTTCACTGAAATACTTGTTTGATGCATCAAATTTGAACAGATTAAACAAATcatatttcaatttcatcaattgcttcaatctaaatggcaatcaaggatgcagTAACATAGCATTTGAAATGCTGAAGACATTCATGTATCAG GGAATCTGTAATAAGAGGGAAACTTTTCAAATTGTAATTCCTGGAAGTAATATTCATGAGTGGTTCAGCCATCAGTGTTGGGTGTTCATTAAGTGTAGCTCTACCTGCACATTGGAATAA